ATGGACAGACGGACAGTGCCGCTGAGGAGAGCAGCAGCCAGGAGACAGGCAAAGGTCTGCGCGTCCATGAGGGCCTGGGCCATAGGGGAAGGGACCCCTATGGGCTGGCCTTCATTCCAAGGCAGACTTCAGGCAGGGTCTCTCCCAGCAACTCTGGCCCTCCCTCGCCTGTCCCGCGGAGGCTTCCTATACCATTCCCTATTCTAGTCAGCTGTAGCTACCAAGGGAAAGGGATCCCCCAGTCACTACTTACTGGGCAGTGGTAGCCAGCCTAGATTCTTCCTTCCCACCTAACAGGGAGCGTAAGAGAAGGGAAGCCTGACTGCTCCaaacttccttctttcccctcactTAGAATCCTGTTCTGAGACACTCTTAGATCATGAGCTTGGCCTCCTATAACCCTCACCAACACTGGATCACTTCTGTCTCTGCTTTAGGTCTGGGCCCCAACTTGTCTTCAACCCCTTCTCATGAGGTGGGCAGACGGACCTCAGTCTTGTTCTCGAAGAAAAACCCGAAGACAGCTGGGCCCCCCAAGCGGCCAGGCCGGCCCCCAAAGAATCGGGAGAGCCAAATGGCCCCAGGTCATGGAAACAGCCCTGTGGGGCCTCCCCAGCTCCCAATCATGGGCTCACAGAGGCAGCGAAAGCGAGGGAGGAGCCCCCGGCCCAGCTCAAGTTCTGACAGTGACAGTGATAAATCCACTGAAGACCCTCCCATGGGTGAGCTGGACTCTCTTTTGGACCCTGTATGTGAAGCTGCCCTTCTTCCCTGGGGACCTTATGGAAGCTGCCCCACTGAGTCATAGCCTTGTATGAAGATGGTCACAGCCATCTAGATTTAGGCCACCGAGGCAAAGAGAGCTCGAGTGATCTGCTCAAGATTATACAGCTTTTATAGATGTCAAAAATGGGATTCCTTGACTCTACATCTAGTCCTCTGTCCACTACCGGACCCcaaagaagtaaaatgatttgcctagaatcACTAGGGAGCTCCAAACTAATTTCCATGCAAGGCCCCTGGGATCATTCCCAGCACTTTTTGCTGAGGACTAGAAGAGCTTTCCAGTCAGGTCCAGGATAGAGATGGGAATAAATCTTGACATTCCTCCTGCTCCTTATCTTTAACCCAGATTTACCTGCAAATGGCTTCAGCAGTGGAAGCCAGCCTGTGAAAAAGAGCTTTCTAGTGTATCGGAATGACTGCAGCCTGCCCCGGAGCAGTTCTGACTCAGAGtccagcagcagtagcagcagcagcgcCGCCTCTGATCGCACCAGGTACTTGGCTCCTACTTCTAAATTCGTATCCCAGGGAGATAGCTTTCAGGGCAGCCAAAGCATCCTTGGCTGTGGTGGTCATGGGCTTTCTCAGTCTGACTGGTAAAGGGGCTGCGGTAGACTTCCCTGCCACCCTCTATAGTGGCAGCAAAGAACTTggcccttttttttctttgaaggctAAGAGCCCAAGGGTGTCTGCCCTGCCTTTCCTTCACTGTCCAACTATCTGGCTTCTGCTTCCTTGAAAGCTAACTCAAGCTTCTGACTATTCTCACAGCACAACCCCCTCAAAACAAGGCCGAGGCAAGCCTTCCTTCTCCCGGGGAACCTTCCCAGAGGACAGCAGCGAAGATACATCTGGCACTGAGAATGAGTCTTACTCTGTGGGCACGGGGCGTGGCGTGGGGCATAGCAGTAAGTACTGTGTCAGGGGCACCTGGTTTTGAAGCTGGCTTCCTTCTGCAAACCTTGATTCAACCTACTCTTCCATTCCTGTGCAGTGGTGAGGAAGAGTCTGGGCCGGGGACCTGGTTGGCTATCTGAGGATGAGGACTCCCCGCTGGATGCCCTGGACCTGGTGTGGGCAAAGTGCCGAGGGTACCCCTCGTACCCAGCTCTGGTAGGATCCTGCTTCTCCTACCTTGCCCCATGCCTTCTGCCCTCACCCCACACCAGCCCCAGCTACAAGGCCAGGAAAGTGATCCAGAATACAAACTCGAGGTTAACAAAAAGTTTCCGAAGCCCCACTGGAGCCAGTGAGAGCCCAGTGGGCATGAGGGGTTCTTGGCAGGCAGACAGATGGACAGGTGCAGCTCAGGGACCTGTCTCCCCAGCTTTGATGTGGTATACATTTCCACCTTTGTGTATCACATAGGCACTCTGAACAGTCTCCTTCAATCTCCCAGGCATTGTGGCTACCCAACGCAGTTATGGCCCAGGGGTCATAAGGTCTCTGGGGCCTTGTAGCCCCTCAATTATCAACAGTGATCAGTTTCTCTTTGGCCACAAAACAATGGCTAGACTGGCCAGGGTATTAGGCAGGAGGttctggggggagggagaggactgAACCAAGCTGTGCCCCCAATCCGTCAGATCATCGACCCAAAGATGCCTCGGGAGGGCATGTTCCACCACGGGGTACCCATTCCCGTGCCCCCGCTGGAGGTGTTGAAACTTGGGGAGCAGATGACCCAGGAAGCTCGTGAGCATCTCTACCTCGTCCTCTTCTTTGACAACAAGAGAACCTGGtaaggggaaggggggaagaagcCATGGGCTAGGGAGGGGCATTAACAATCTAGAAGGAGAGCTCTTATTTTTGCACAGAAGTAGGGTCTAGTAGCAATAGTAGACAGCCTGGCAAATTGGTAGAAAACTGAGAAGTCTTGAGATTTGTTTGAGCAAAGCACCTCCAGCTAGAAACCAGGAGTCCTTTCATTTGTCCCCTGGAGAAGACTTGGTCACTGTGACAAAATATAGGAGGTCTGATAATATATGCTTGGTGACTGACAGCCTGGCACATGCCAGATAGGATTTTAAGATAGATGGGACCTCAGTCCATGTGGCCTTCctgaattcattttacagataagcaaactgaggcttgcagaagttaaaggacttgcccacaCAAGTAATAACAGCTGGGATTTCTACCCAGGCTCTAGGATTCCAGAGTCAGGGCTCTTCCCAATGGACCATGCTTCTCCAAAGATGCTAGTTGTCATGTCTGACAAAGCTCATGCTTTTTAAGGCAAAGAGGTGGACTTCACATATTGTTATCCcaagaagggatctcagaaggcATCTCATCCaatccccttgttttacagattggGAAGCCAAGACATGGCTTGCTTTCCCTGAGGTCATAAACAGTTACTTTAGTGATGGAGCTGGGTTTCAGACCCAGATCTCTGACTTTTGGGGCTTATTCCACTATGCCACCCTGAAGCTGCCTACCACCATGGGAGACAAGATGGAGAGGGCCTAGAAAGGGACATTGAGGtcctggatctcagttttgtCACATCCACATTTGACCCTTAGTTTCATCTATAGAGGGTGTTTGGAGTACAGTCAGTCAGTCATCTTGAAACATGAGATTTGGGGTAGGTGGGTGGATGGACAAACATGTGGAAAAGGTCCTGGTGCTTGGTGTTCTGCCTCTCACGTTGTCACTTTCCACAGGCAGTGGCTCCCCAGGACCAAGCTAGTTCCTCTGGGAGTGAACCAGGACCTAGACAAGGAAAAGATGCTGGAGGGTCGAAAGTCTAACATCCGAAAGTCAGTGCAGATTGCCTATCACCGTGCCCTGCAGCATCGCAGCAAAGTGCAGGGCGAGCAGAGCAGTGAGACGAGCGATAGCGACTGATGCTGCCTGGCCAGCGGAGCTCCCCTCCCTCCTGGTGTCTGGGGGGAACCCATCAGCCTCTGCACTGACTCATTCCTGGTCTTGGGGCCAGTCTCAGGGGAAGTCGGGCGGGGGTGGCCCCGCCTAAGTGCAGCTGGACTGTACAGGACACTCCAGGGTCCGAAGTGGCCTCTGGCCAGGGGATCTCCTCCAGCCCCAGAGGAGCTCCAAAGCACACCCTCACTGTATGAGAGGAAGTGGACCTTGGCTGGACCCTGAGAGGAGGGCTGGCTCCCCTGTCACCCACCCCAACCTCGGCGGGCCCTGAGGGAAGCACGCCGGAGTCTGCCTATCTCCCACCCTGAAAGGGTGGGGAGGgcggaggggaaggggaggggaggcgCCCAGTGACCCTCTGGGGTGTACATACTGTAAATGAGCGGAGAAtttaaattattctcatttgtaaCTGCGTTTCCGGGTCGCGCCAGAGTCCTTGGGCACCAAGAAGCCTGGGGCTTGTCCCCAACCCCGTCCCCGCCTCTCCCACGGGTCCCCGCCCTTCAAATTGGTTTGTATTTATTTCCGAGGAAGAAAATATATTGATTCTTAGAAAATAAACGGTCTATTTGGAATCCCGCCtcctggggaagggaaagggccCCAACAGGCCAGAACAGGTCAGGAAGCGCACGCTAGCGGCCGAGCGGAAGCGAGGAGGGGTTCTGGCTAGAGCCCGCCGACCGCGAGATAAGGCCTAGCTTCCGAGTCCATAGCTCCTCATTGGATCCCTCTCGATGCCTCTGTTCCGGATAGGCGGATGCCTTCCGATGGGGATTCTGACGCACTCGAATTCCGGTAGTGCGGCAAATCTCAGATTACGGTAATATCGCGTGATCAAGATGCATCACGCACTTTTACAGCGACTTCCGATTTTGCGCCGCAAACTAGGCCCCAAAGTGGTAAAGCAAGACAGAAGAGGGATGGGTCTCGGAAGGGGCAGAGCCTGCATGCAATGGGGAATTGGGCGTGGATTTGGTAGGAAAGGATGTCAGTCAATCCTGGGCGGGGAAAATAAAGCCTCCCGCACCAGCAATGACCGAGGCTCTGGGTAAGAGGAATCTGGGATGGGCGGGGCCTCGATCCCGTGAAATTTTGGAGGGGGTGTGGAGCATAGTGAGAAGGGTTCCTCCGAGACTGGACTCGTGCTAGCGCTCTCCGCTTAGGCTGCTGTGTGGCACAGCTTCGCCTGGCTCTGGGCGCGATGCAGCATCGCATCCTCACCTCGATCCCCAGCCTCTGGGACTCCATCCCCTGCCCGCGCTCTGAGCTGGACCTGGACCTGGTGCTGTCCTCGGGCCAGTCCTTCAGGTGAGCGAGGGCTGCTGGGCGCCTTCACTGCCCCTCGTGCCTCCGCGTGTCCCGAAACCCCAGGGGGAGAGGGAACTGACCCCTGTCCCCCTGCCTCGGGACCCAGCGGGGCGGCTCTGTTCTTCTCCTTCGGTTTCAGGTGGAGAGAGCACAGCCCTAGGCACTGGACTGGGGTCCTGGACGGCCGGCTATGGACCCTGACCCAGGCAGACGAACGGCTGTACTACACCGTGTACGGGGAGGAGGCGGGACCCGGGGCTCCGCAGACCTTGTGCCGGTTCTTCCAGCTCCACGTCTGCCTGGCAGACCTGTACCAGCACTGGTCCTCCGCCGATCCCCACTTCCGAGAAGTGGCCTCAAGATTCCCGGGTAAGCTGGGGCACCTGGAGATGGCCTCGGTCCCGGCAGGGCTGGGGGACaaccttcccttctgccttccccgcAGGAGTCCGGCTGCTCAGACAAGACCCCGTGGAATGTCTCTTTTCCTTCATCTGCTCTTCCAACAACCACATCTCGCGCATCACCAGCATGGTGCAGCGGCTCTGCCAGCACCTGGGACCGCCGTTGGGCCAGCTGGACGGCGTCTCCTATCACGGTTTCCCCAGCTTGCAGGCTCTAGCCAGTGAGCCAGGCCACCCTGCCCGGTGCCCACAGCCACGTTCAGGCAGACCATCTTACTATGCAGGGGAAAGAGTGCCAAGTTCGAGTCCTGGCTCTGCGCCCTCCTGGCTGCCTGACCTTAGACAAGCCATTCCAGCTCATTTCTAAGGAAAGAGCGGAGCTCAAAGATCTCTGGGTGGCGCTCTGcccttccaggaagccttcccagaCTGACCCCAGCCCCCTCCAGGCCTCTGCTATTCAGGGGCCAATTGACCCTTTTTACCATCTTTGGGTATAGCTCAGGCCTGTTCCCCAGTCACTTCCCTCGAGGCCCTGGTGGGAGGCACAGTGGAGGTGATGCCTGTGTTTCCCAATGGGACAGAAGTAAGACAGAGCCCAGGACTGCGAGTGGGGAGCTCATGGTGTCACCCAACTCTCCCTGCAGAGGCGGAGGTGGAGCCCCAACTTCGGGAGCTGGGTTTTGGGTACCGTGCCCGCTTTGTGAGTGAGAGTGCCCGTGTGGTCCTGAAAGAACGAGGGGGAGCCAGCTGGCTGCAGCAGCTCCGAGCAGCATCCTACGAGGAAGCCCAGCGGGACCTTTGCTCCCTGCCCGGGGTCGGGGTAAAGGTAAGGCCTACAAGGATGGCCCGTGCCCATGGCCTGCCCTATTGCCCTGCACACAACACACATACTCTGGGTTTCGATGGGCATTGCTAGACTATGGAGCAGTTTAGGGGGAAATGGAGTTCGGAGGTGAGACGGATttgaaaagcagtaagggctagcctgGGTCCTGAACTGCTGTGTTGAAGGTGGCCGACTGTGTGTGTCTCATGGCCTTGGACAAGCCCCAGGCCGTGCCTGTGGACGTCCATGTCTGGCACATCGCCCGCCGGGACTATGGCTGGCAGCCTGCTTCCAAGAGCCAGAGGAGCCTGAGCCAGAAGACCAGCAAGGAGCTGGGTGAGCAGCTTTGGGGCTGGGGTCCTTGGAGGGGCAAGGAGGGGAGGCACCCTTGGGGGCAGATTCAGCAGCTTTCCTTCTACTTCAGGAGACTTCTTCCGGAGCCTGTGGGGACCCTATGCTGGCTGGACTCAAGCGGTTAGTGTCTAATTCCCCTAGAATTCTCCTCCCCCTCCATTaaacaccccacacacacacacacacaactaccTACACCCACACTCTCTCCATTCTTCCTCCACCCCCTCCAATGCTGAGCCCACTGGACTCGCCCTTCTCCAGGAGGACCTTCCCACTCTGACCCCCCCTTCCTTTCCCAGGTTCTGTTCTGTGCAGACCTGAGACAGATCCCCAAACCACAAATTCTCCCTGCAAAGCCCAAGCCCAGGAAACGCCAGAGGGGAGCCTCATCGGGACGAGAGGATGCTGGAGACCCAGGATGAGGGCAGCTGCCTCACAGACTCTTAAGTCCTCACCAGGGAcagattccctccctcccctctccccaccccacctggcCTCAGGTTTGGGGATTCCGTGGCTCTCAGCATCTACCTCAGGGGGACTTTCCATCTCCATGTCAGATGGTCAGTCATGCACTACAGGGGAAAGGAGGGGATCTGGAAGTGTGTGCCAAGCCGGAGGGATGAAGCACTTCAATGGTTTTAACCCCTTCCCTTTAATACAAGAATgaacaataaaatagaaatatttgtttGGAAAATGCATGGATGTCTTGAccagaattggggggggggaggaaaggggagcactgagagagggagaaaaccGGGCGACCCACACCTCCCACGTCTCTTCTCAGGGCCCTGGTTTCCTGGTATTACTTCCCTGCCCTTCTTACGCGGGCCCCCTGGCCAGTGGGACCAGGGTGAGGGGCTTCAAAAAGGTACGGGAAAGAGATCCAATTCTGGGCTGGACAGGGTGTGGAAGAAGAAGCTTGTTCTTCCCTCAGAAGGAGGCCTGGGCTGAAATGGGCTCCAGGAAGAGCCctcagaagggagaaggggaaggggaggggagaggcgaGCAGAGTGTTCCATCTCTTCCCAACTCCTGCTGCCAGCAGCATCCTCCCCACCTAGGGGCCTCCTGGCTTCTCCTGGCAGACTCCACCCTAGCCCTTCCCCAGGGGCCCCTCCACAGTCCCCACCCCCCAGCAGCTGGAGCGCAGGCGGCTCTAGAGCTGGGGTGGGCGAGTGGCTGGGAGCTCCGGGGCCGACTCTGCACAGCAGTCCCTGCAGCAGCCAACATGGGGATCTGGCAAAGGAAAGATCAGGGAGCTCAGCGCCTGGAAAGGGGCCAGCCCAGTCCCTCCCCCACAAACAACCGAGGGGAAGGAACTGCCCCCCTCCCGCACCCGGCCTCTCGGGGCCCCTTGGCCTCACCCCCACTGGTCTCGGGCGCCAGCAGCTCCCCATGGCTGGTGGCTTGGCCAGGGCCGGGTCCATCCTGACTGGTGCCCAGCTGAAGCCTCCTCATGTGCCTCACCACTGCCGTGGCATTGAAGGCTTGCTGAAGGGGGACAAGCCGTGGAGAAAGTCAGGAGAAAGGGACCCCGAGGGCCCACCAGTCTGGCCTGGGCTGTGTGCCCAGGGAGGAGTGAAGGGAGAAAACGGGGAGCGGCTACGTGGCTGAGTGGACacaggcccagagacaggtgtcctgggttcaaatgccgtcacttaacctcccttgcctagccctgaccactcttctgccttggaaccaatacacagtctggattctgagatagaaggaaggGTTTAAATATTCACATTTCATAAAATATCAATATAAGCGATTATGATTATCAGAGAAATCATAGGCTATATTATGCAAACATGAAATAATACgtagtgtgtgtgtgagtgtgagtgtgagtgtgtgtgtgagagtgtgtgagtgtgtgtgtgagtgtgagtgtgtgagtgtgtgtgtgtgtgtgagtgtggatgtgtgtgagtgtgtgagtgtgtgtgtgtgagtgtgagtgtgtgtgtgtgtgtgtgtagcactGGAAAGATGTGCAGGACTTAGAGAGGCTTCCCGAGATGAAAAGGAACTCAGAAGCCATCCAGGCCCCaccccccttcattttacacaggaggaaactgagtcccggAGCCCGAAGGGAGAGCCTTGCTTAGGGAAACACCACAGAAGTGGTAGAACAAGGATCAGTACCCAGATCCCCTGGGCTGGGGGGGCCAGGGAGATGAGGCTGGAATGGGGACGGGcccaggggagggagagaggccaGGGGCAAGCCGCTGGGGAGAGGAGCCGCAGCCATTCCTCACCTTCCATTTGCTCTTGGCAAAGTTCTTTTTGATTTGCTCACTGACCGACTGGTGGATGTTTTTGTCCAGCGCCGTGTCCCCTGCAATCCTAAGGGAGGAGGGGAGCTGGTCAGGGATGCTGCGGAGGCTGGGGGGCTCTGCTCGCCTCTCCTCCCACCCGAGGAGGGGCTGTCCTCACCAGGGGTGCTGCAGGGCTTGCTCACAGGTGAACCTCTTCTCAGGATCTTTTTCCATCAAATGCCGGATAAAGTCCTTGGCTTGGCCCCAGAGgcaggacagagacagagaacggCATTTATGGAGCGCCCACCATGGGCCACTGGGGTCTGGTCAGGCCCCCAAGCCCCGGCCAGGGCTCTTCTCCGCACCCCATCCCCAGCCCACCCACCAGCTGGTCCCTCAACAGCCAGGACCGGATCTGGGGCAGAGCCACGAGGGGAAGTTATCAGCGGAGCTTCCTCCTGCCCCAACCCTGCAGGATGCCCAGGAACCGTTTCGGTGATGCTCGGACCAAGCTAAAGTGCTGGGACGTCGTCCGACCAGCAGGACAGAGCGTGTGTCGGCCTCCTGTGTTGGGGGGCgctagggggaggggggagggggctgtTCAGGGGCGATTAAGCCATTCAATTTGCTCTGCTTGGCCCCGGGTGGGCCAGAACCAGATGCAATCTGGGAAGACGAACATctggacttggtgtcaggaaaaaCGTCCTGACGGTCAGAACGATCTCAGAGGGAGATGGGGTGCTGCAGAAGTGGCTCCCCGCTCCCTGGAGATGCGCCACGGGCAGGATTTTTGTCCTCCGTGCTCTGGAAGGAAATCCTTTCGTGTGTGGGTTGGGGCGATGGAGGGCCCTGCCAGGAGTGTTCACAGAAGTCTTTCTGAACTCGTCCCGTTCTGCTTCCAGTTCTTAATTATAGGCGTGGAGGAGAGGGGCTGGCAAAGCCTTTTCAGGGCCCTGACCACCAAGCCTGCTGCCCACAGCCCAGGGGCCTTGGGCTTCTTGGGGACCCTGGCAGAGAAAGGCAGCCCCCCACCAAAGCACCGGGGGGTGCCCAGGGGCAGGCTTGGGGTCTGCGGATGGAGGAGGTGAGGGAGCGGAAAGAACGACGAGGGACCCCACGCCCAGCATCAGTACCAGAGTCAGAGATGTCGTCCCAGTAAGGAGGATCGAACTCGTACTCGGCCTTCAGTATCTGCTCAAAGAGTTTGGCGTCGTTCTCGTCATAGAAAGGGGGGTAACCGCAGAGTCTGAGGGGGGCcggggagagaggaagaacaaTGAGTCCCCGACATCCCCCGATCTTCTCCGCTCCATCCCACTGGATCCCGAAGATGACGAACAAGCGGGGTCGACGCAAAAGATCACCCCGTTTTACAGTTCAGAACAGAAGCCTGGAGAGCCCGAGTGACTTCTCCAGGGAATTATTGGCGGAGCTAGCcctggagggagaggaggggaagaaagggagctCTCCCTACGGGCACCCCCACCAGGCTCCCACCTGCCATAGCCGGGGCTCCCCACTCACAGGATGTAGGCGATGACACCGATGGACCAGCAATCCACAGCCTTGCTGTAAGGTTTCTGGGCCAAGACTTCGGGGGC
The window above is part of the Monodelphis domestica isolate mMonDom1 chromosome 7, mMonDom1.pri, whole genome shotgun sequence genome. Proteins encoded here:
- the CAMK1 gene encoding calcium/calmodulin-dependent protein kinase type 1, with product MPREVDGASWKKHADDIRDIYEFRDVLGTGAFSEVILAEEKTTHKLVAIKCIAKKALEGKESSIENEIAVLHKIKHPNIVALDDIYECGGHLYLIMQLVSGGELFDRIVEKGFYTERDASRLICQVLDAVKYLHDMGIVHRDLKPENLLYYSLEEDSKIMISDFGLSKMEGSGSVLSTACGTPGYVAPEVLAQKPYSKAVDCWSIGVIAYILLCGYPPFYDENDAKLFEQILKAEYEFDPPYWDDISDSAKDFIRHLMEKDPEKRFTCEQALQHPWIAGDTALDKNIHQSVSEQIKKNFAKSKWKQAFNATAVVRHMRRLQLGTSQDGPGPGQATSHGELLAPETSGDPHVGCCRDCCAESAPELPATRPPQL
- the OGG1 gene encoding N-glycosylase/DNA lyase, giving the protein MQHRILTSIPSLWDSIPCPRSELDLDLVLSSGQSFRWREHSPRHWTGVLDGRLWTLTQADERLYYTVYGEEAGPGAPQTLCRFFQLHVCLADLYQHWSSADPHFREVASRFPGVRLLRQDPVECLFSFICSSNNHISRITSMVQRLCQHLGPPLGQLDGVSYHGFPSLQALAKAEVEPQLRELGFGYRARFVSESARVVLKERGGASWLQQLRAASYEEAQRDLCSLPGVGVKVADCVCLMALDKPQAVPVDVHVWHIARRDYGWQPASKSQRSLSQKTSKELGDFFRSLWGPYAGWTQAVLFCADLRQIPKPQILPAKPKPRKRQRGASSGREDAGDPG